One Gallus gallus isolate bGalGal1 chromosome 11, bGalGal1.mat.broiler.GRCg7b, whole genome shotgun sequence DNA window includes the following coding sequences:
- the B3GNT9 gene encoding UDP-GlcNAc:betaGal beta-1,3-N-acetylglucosaminyltransferase 9, with translation MRVHLKGDAICTLFLVVALCSVLYTQLEYLAPKGDKQPTQKKPSVTQRIFSDPRAPGRPTVTEATVPRPRLIPITRRTEVANSKVQTATPVPSTDSAFNFKRYFLNKDNRNFNLLINQPKKCRRIPGGPFLLIAIKSVVEDFDRREIVRKTWGREGLVNGEQIQRVFLLGTPKNRTSLATWETLMHQESQTYRDILLWDFMDTFFNLTLKEIHFLNWAAEFCHNVKFIFKGDADVFVNIENIVDFLERHNPAEDLFVGDIIYNARPIRTRKSKYYIPETMYGLSIYPAYAGGGGFLLSSCTMRKLSRACGEVELFPIDDVFLGMCLQRISLKPILHEGFKTFGIVKPSAAPHLQTFDPCFYKDLMVVHSLKVAEIWLMWNLLHSPRLSCTQKRQVKKPFQWKRRAQIATQTSPLS, from the coding sequence ATGAGAGTTCATCTCAAGGGGGATGCAATCTGTACCCTTTTCCTGGTGGTAGCACTTTGCTCGGTGCTGTATACCCAGCTGGAGTATTTAGCCCCCAAAGGAGACAAACAGCCAACACAGAAGAAGCCTTCAGTAACACAGAGAATATTCTCCGACCCCAGAGCACCTGGGAGGCCCACAGTGACTGAGGCAACAGTACCCAGACCCCGATTAATTCCTATCACTAGAAGAACAGAAGTGGCTAACAGCAAGGTCCAAACTGCAACTCCAGTCCCATCAACTGATTCTGCCTTCAATTTCAAGCGCTACTTCCTAAACAAGGACAACAGGAACTTCAACCTCCTCATTAACCAGCCCAAGAAATGTAGGAGAATACCTGGAGGTCCCTTTCTGCTCATTGCTATCAAATCAGTAGTTGAAGACTTTGACAGACGGGAGATTGTCCGGAAAACCTGGGGCAGAGAGGGTTTGGTGAATGGGGAGCAGATTCAGAGAGTGTTCCTCCTGGGGACACCAAAGAATAGGACATCATTGGCAACGTGGGAGACCCTGATGCACCAGGAGAGTCAGACGTACCGGGACATTTTACTCTGGGATTTCATGGATACTTTCTTCAACCTGACCCTGAAGGAGATCCACTTCCTGAACTGGGCTGCTGAATTCTGCCACAAcgtgaaattcatttttaaaggcGATGCTGATGTTTTTGTCAACATCGAGAATATTGTTGACTTCCTCGAGAGACACAACCCCGCTGAGGACCTATTCGTCGGGGACATCATCTACAATGCCCGTCCCATCCGCACCCGGAAGAGTAAATACTATATCCCAGAGACCATGTATGGCCTCAGCATCTACCCAGCCtatgcaggaggaggaggtttCCTGCTGTCCAGCTGCACTATGAGGAAGCTGTCCAGGGCTTGTGGAGAGGTAGAACTCTTCCCCATCGATGATGTTTTTTTGGGCATGTGCTTACAGAGAATCAGCCTCAAACCCATTTTGCATGAAGGATTCAAGACCTTTGGTATTGTCAAGCCTTCTGCGGCCCCACACCTACAGACATTTGACCCCTGTTTTTACAAGGACCTGATGGTAGTTCACAGTCTGAAAGTTGCTGAGATCTGGCTCATGTGGAACCTGCTCCATAGCCCAAGGCTTTCCTGTACTCAGAAGAGGCAAGTGAAGAAGCCTTTCCAATGGAAAAGGAGAGCACAAATTGCAACGCAGACATCACCCCTCAGTTAA